Within Kineothrix sp. MB12-C1, the genomic segment ATTTGTTATTACAGTATTATTTTAGTATTATAAAGTGTATGTGTAGAAAGTAAAACTAGAGTGACTATATATTCTTTCATAATTTTTATAATTCCCTGCGCACCTTTAGATTACTGAGATGGCTTGGATTCACTGCTATTAATTTTGCGGCCGTTAAGCAGGCGGCATTTAGGCAGAACGGTACAAGGAGGTACCTTTCTGCCGCCCCGGACGTTGCAATTATGTAATAGTTCCATTTAGAAAATACAGCCGATTGCGCCAGACCGCAAAACTAATAGCAGTAAATCCAAGCAGATAGTTACCTAATAAAATATCTCAGCCCATGAAAGGAGGACTGCATCCGATGAATATTATTAGGATGTCCGGCGGAATCGGAAACCAAATGTTCCAATATGCTCTGTATTTGAAACTAACTTCGCTCGGCAGGGAAGTGAAGTTCGACGATGTGACGGAGTATGCGCTGGATAATGCAAGACCGATCATGCTTTCTGTTTTCGGTATCGATTATCCGAGGGCGACGAGTGAAGAAATAATAGAGATAACAGATGGTTCTCTTCATTTTGCGGATAGGGTAAGGCGGAAGCTGTTTGGACGAAGAAGCAGGCAATATACGGAAAAAACACTTGGATACGACGAGGAAGTGATGGGAAAAGAATCCGCTTATCTGTGCGGTTGTTTCCAAAGTGAAAAGTATTTCAAGGATATCGAAGGGAAGGTGCGGGAAGCCTTTCGTTTCCGGCAGGTACAAATACCAGGAGATATAGCGAGGCAGATTAGAGACTATGAAGAGCAAATTGAGAAGGATACTTCCATAAGTCTTCATATCAGACGGGGAGATTACTTGCAGGTATCGGAGGTGTACGGTGGTATTTGTACAGAAGCTTATTATGAAAAGGCAATAGAATATATGACGGAGAAATATCCGGAATCCCACTTTTTCGTGTTTACCAACGATACTCCTTGGGCGGATGCATGGTGTGAGGAGAAAAAGGCGGCGAATAAAAAGTTGAATTTCACGGTGATTAAGGGGACGAAGGAGGATACGGGTTATATTGATTTGATGTTGATGAGTAAATGCAAACATCATATTATTGCAAACAGTAGCTTTAGTTGGTGGGGCGCCTGGTTGAATGCTTCCCTGGATAAATGTGTAATTGCCCCTGTAAAATGGCTGAATACATGCGAGGTGCATGATATTTTCACGCCGGATATGGTTAGGATTGATGCATATGGAAAAATTGATTTCGGTCATCGTACCGGTTTATAATATAGAAGATTACTTGCCAAGATGTGTGGATTCCCTTTTGGCACAGACCTATCAGAATCTGGAGATTATCCTGGTGGATGACGGCTCTGTCGATACATCCGGCGTCATCTGTGACGGCTATGCAAAAAAGGATGCCCGGATCAAAGTGGTACATAAGAAAAATGGCGGTCTGTCCGATGCGAGAAATGCGGGAATGGATGTGGCTACAGGGAAATATATCGGTTTTGTGGACGGTGATGAT encodes:
- a CDS encoding alpha-1,2-fucosyltransferase, producing the protein MNIIRMSGGIGNQMFQYALYLKLTSLGREVKFDDVTEYALDNARPIMLSVFGIDYPRATSEEIIEITDGSLHFADRVRRKLFGRRSRQYTEKTLGYDEEVMGKESAYLCGCFQSEKYFKDIEGKVREAFRFRQVQIPGDIARQIRDYEEQIEKDTSISLHIRRGDYLQVSEVYGGICTEAYYEKAIEYMTEKYPESHFFVFTNDTPWADAWCEEKKAANKKLNFTVIKGTKEDTGYIDLMLMSKCKHHIIANSSFSWWGAWLNASLDKCVIAPVKWLNTCEVHDIFTPDMVRIDAYGKIDFGHRTGL